The Terriglobales bacterium genomic interval CGGAGCTCGATGCGTGCCGTCCTTCCGACGGCGTTGAGCGCAAACTTGGTCGCGCTGTACGCGCCGCTGTAGGGAACGGCGATATGCCCGGCGACGCTGGATATATTGATGATGGCGCCCGAACCCTGCTTCTTCATCACCGGCACCACCGCCTGCGTGCACGCGATGGCGCCGAACAGATTGGTTTCGAACATGCTCCGGCAGGCGGCCAGGTCCAGGGTGGCAATGGAGTCGATGAGCCCGTGCCCGGCGTTGTTGATCCAGACGTCGATGCGAGCGAAGCGCTCCAGGGTGGCGGCTACCATGCGCTCGATGTCCTCACGGCGACGCACGTCGCAGGCCATCGCCAGGGTCCGTTCTGTGTGACCGATGCGTTGCCGCGCCGCCTCGGCGCGCCCCGCGTCGCGTGAACTCAGCACTACAGTGGCAGCATGGTCGGCGAAGATTCTGGCCAGCGCCTCGCCGATGCCCATCGATGCTCCGGTGACGACTACGACCTTTCCCGCGAGTTCCATGCCGAGCATTGAATGGCCTCGCCACAAGCAAGTCAAGCGCTGCAACGCACGGTTCGCAGGCGTATGCTAAGGGCGCCAGGCCCGGTATGAGTTCGCTCATTGCCCTTTTCCCGCTCGACGTCGTGCTCTTTCCCAGCGCACCCCTGCCCCTGCACATCTTCGAACCGCGCTACAAGGAAATGATCGGGGAATGCATGGCGGCGAAGCGCTCGTTCGGCGTCGTGCGCTCGCAGGGAGAGACGCTGGCCGAGGTGGGGTGCACGGCAGAGATTCTCGAAGTCACCAAGAAGTATGAGGACGGCCGTCTCGACATCCTCACCCAGGGCCGGCAGCGCTTTGAGTTGGTGGGACTGAACCAGGATCGTGCTTTCCTGCAGGCCGAAGTGACCTATTTCGACGACGAACTGGGCGCCACGGAAAAGCATGAAATCGAGCGCGCCATCCGCTTGTACCACGAGGTCGTCGAGGTGGCGGGCGTCGAAGCTCCCTCTCCCATGCCTGGCGCCGGCGAACTCTCTTATCAGTTGGTCGCGCCTTTGCCGCTCGACCTGGACTTCAAACAGACGCTGCTGGGCATGCGCTCGGAACCGCAGCGTGTTTCTGCGGTCATCGAGTATTACCAGGCGCTGTTGCCGCGGATGCGCCGCTCCATCCAGGTGCGGCGCGTGGCCGGCGGAAACGGTCACGCGATCTGACCCGGCGATGCGCGTCACCCGCCGGGCCGTGGTTGCGCGCGGCGTATAATCGCTGGCATAAAGCTCAAGGGGACTTCTTCCGTCATGGCCCTTCCTCAGACACTCGGTGAGCTGCGCCGGAGCAGCGAATTCTGTGAACAACGCGTCCGCGGGCGGCGGGTAAAAGACGAGCTGCGCGAGAACCTGATCGCCAAGCTCCATCGCAAGGAGGAGATTCTCCCCGGAATCATCGGGTACGACGACACGGTAGTGCCGCAGATCGTGAACGCCATCCTCTCGCGGCACAATTTCATCCTGCTGGGCCTGCGCGGGCAGGCCAAGAGCCGTATCCTGCGTTCGCTCACCGGCCTGCTGGACCCGATGCTGCCCTGTGTGCGCGGCTGCGAGATCCATGACAATCCCTACGCACCCATCTGCCTTGCGTGCCATGAACGCCTCGCCGCCGAAGCGGACGCTACGCCCATCGCCTGGCTCGCACCCGAGCAGCGCTACGTTGAAAAACTGGCGACGCCGGATGTGACCATTGCCGACCTTATCGGCGATATCGACCCCATCAAAGCCGCCCGCGGTGGGCACGAACTTTCCAGTACGCTGACCATGCACTACGGTCTGCTGCCGCGTTCCAACCGCGGCATCTTTGCCCTCAACGAATTGCCCGACCTGGCCGGCAAGATCCAGGTCGGGCTGTTCAACATCATGCAGGAAGGCGACGTTCAGATTAAGGGCTACCCGGTGCGCCTGCCGCTCGACGTGGCCCTGGTATTCACGGCCAACCCGGAGGACTACACAGCGCGCGGCAAGATCGTGACGCCGCTGAAGGACCGTATCGGCTCGGAAATCCGCACCCATTACCCGGCCACGCTCGCCGAAGGTATGCAGATCACGGCCCAGGAAGCGTGGACGACGCGCGACGGCATGCAGTTGGTCATTCCCAAGTTCGTGGCTGAAGTCATCGAGGCCACCGCCTTCGTAGCGCGGGAAGACAAGAAGATTGACAAGCGCTCGGGCGTAAGCCAGCGCCTCGCCATCAGTTGCCTGGAGAACGTGGTGTCGAACGCCGAGCGTCGGGCCATCCGCGGCAGCGAGACGCTGGTGGTTCCGCGGCTGAGCGACGTCTATGCCGCCTTGCCCGCGCTGACCGGCAAGCTGGAACTGGAGTACGAGGGCGAAATGCGGGGAGGCGATGCCGTGGCCCGCGAACTGATTCGCACCGCCATCGCCCGCACGTTTGACGGCTATTTCTCGGGCGCCGGCCTGCAACATGTTGTGCAGTGGTTCGACCTGGGCGGCTCCATCCGGCTGGACGAGGACGTGGATTCCACGCAGGCATTCGATGGTCTGCGCCACATCGGAGGCTTGCTGGAGCAACTCGCCCCCTTGGGCGTGAAGCCCAAAGACCCACCGGCGGTGCTGGTGGCGGCAGCCGAGTTCGTGCTTGAAGGGTTATACGCGCACCGGCGCATCGGCCGGAACGAGGAGCGGGTGTTCACCGCAGGCGAAAAAGCGGCGCGACGCGTCGAAGTCAGCCCGCCTGAGCCTACGGACGAGCCTCCCGTGCGCCGGCGCCGGCCCTACAATTGATCCTTGCCTCGCGGGCCCCAACTCCATCAGGAGGAATCGCCATGATGCGCAGCAAGACAATCCAGTTCCTGGCTTTGCTGGTGATTTCCGGCGCAGCTCTGTTTCTGGTCGCACAGCAGCCCGACACCCAGGTATCACCCGTCATCCGCGTGACTACCCGCCTGGTGATGGTGGACGTGATTGCCGTGGACAAGAGCGGCAATCCGGTCACCGATCTGAAGCCGACGGATTTCACGCTCGAGGAGAGCGGC includes:
- a CDS encoding SDR family NAD(P)-dependent oxidoreductase, whose protein sequence is MELAGKVVVVTGASMGIGEALARIFADHAATVVLSSRDAGRAEAARQRIGHTERTLAMACDVRRREDIERMVAATLERFARIDVWINNAGHGLIDSIATLDLAACRSMFETNLFGAIACTQAVVPVMKKQGSGAIINISSVAGHIAVPYSGAYSATKFALNAVGRTARIELRGTGINVLTVCPGFIATDFAVNAVKGKERMRLGTAARKGISAERVARAVLVAYRKGKREVVVPWRDHIFIKLYQLFPRLLEHVMARLLRPADQVIAEAMADSGSR
- a CDS encoding LON peptidase substrate-binding domain-containing protein, producing the protein MSSLIALFPLDVVLFPSAPLPLHIFEPRYKEMIGECMAAKRSFGVVRSQGETLAEVGCTAEILEVTKKYEDGRLDILTQGRQRFELVGLNQDRAFLQAEVTYFDDELGATEKHEIERAIRLYHEVVEVAGVEAPSPMPGAGELSYQLVAPLPLDLDFKQTLLGMRSEPQRVSAVIEYYQALLPRMRRSIQVRRVAGGNGHAI